One window of the Vigna radiata var. radiata cultivar VC1973A chromosome 1, Vradiata_ver6, whole genome shotgun sequence genome contains the following:
- the LOC106774673 gene encoding embryo-specific protein ATS3B isoform X1, with the protein MMKQVLLFFCFASALSLSVSESKSNSLQNPAIDSFSFGYIQTKTPQNCSYLVIISTSCSSPKFTWEKIGIAFGDAHGNEKKMMKQVLLFFCFASALSLSVSESKSNSLLNPAIDSFSFGYIQVYKERLDGPGTFEQCSLDVFEINGACLSDICFLWLYRSGAVDDWKPESVKISCNNACFPIFNIHFNINFSLPDAAWYGYKWCNSDPPYLANGFPFPTGVVFF; encoded by the exons atgatgaagcaggttcttcttttcttctgctTTGCCTCTGCATTATCCCTTTCAGTCTCAGAATCCAAATctaattctcttcaaaatccTGCAATCGATTCCTTCTCTTTTGGCTATATTCAG ACGAAGACTCCACAGAACTGTTCTTACCTTGTAATTATATCTACAAGTTGTTCATCACCCAAGTTCACATGGGAGAAGATCGGAATTGCTTTTGGAGATGCTCATGGCAACGAG aagaaaatgatgaagcaggttcttcttttcttctgctTTGCCTCTGCATTATCCCTTTCAGTCTCAGAATCCAAATCTAATTCTCTTCTAAATCCTGCTATCGATTCCTTCTCTTTTGGCTATATTCAG GTATACAAAGAAAGATTAGATGGTCCAGGCACATTCGAGCAATGTTCTTTAGATGTATTTGAGATAAATGGGGCATGTTTATCCGATATTTGTTTTCTGTGGCTATATAGATCTGGTGCAGTAGATGATTGGAAACCTGAATCAGTGAAAATCTCCTGCAACAATGCATGTTTTCCCATCTTCAACATACACTTCAATATAAACTTCTCCCTCCCTGACGCTGCCTGGTATGGCTATAAATGGTGTAATAGTGATCCACCATATCTGGCAAATGGCTTTCCCTTCCCAACTggtgttgttttcttttaa
- the LOC106774673 gene encoding embryo-specific protein ATS3B isoform X2, giving the protein MMKQVLLFFCFASALSLSVSESKSNSLQNPAIDSFSFGYIQTKTPQNCSYLVIISTSCSSPKFTWEKIGIAFGDAHGNEQVYKERLDGPGTFEQCSLDVFEINGACLSDICFLWLYRSGAVDDWKPESVKISCNNACFPIFNIHFNINFSLPDAAWYGYKWCNSDPPYLANGFPFPTGVVFF; this is encoded by the exons atgatgaagcaggttcttcttttcttctgctTTGCCTCTGCATTATCCCTTTCAGTCTCAGAATCCAAATctaattctcttcaaaatccTGCAATCGATTCCTTCTCTTTTGGCTATATTCAG ACGAAGACTCCACAGAACTGTTCTTACCTTGTAATTATATCTACAAGTTGTTCATCACCCAAGTTCACATGGGAGAAGATCGGAATTGCTTTTGGAGATGCTCATGGCAACGAG CAGGTATACAAAGAAAGATTAGATGGTCCAGGCACATTCGAGCAATGTTCTTTAGATGTATTTGAGATAAATGGGGCATGTTTATCCGATATTTGTTTTCTGTGGCTATATAGATCTGGTGCAGTAGATGATTGGAAACCTGAATCAGTGAAAATCTCCTGCAACAATGCATGTTTTCCCATCTTCAACATACACTTCAATATAAACTTCTCCCTCCCTGACGCTGCCTGGTATGGCTATAAATGGTGTAATAGTGATCCACCATATCTGGCAAATGGCTTTCCCTTCCCAACTggtgttgttttcttttaa
- the LOC106774673 gene encoding embryo-specific protein ATS3B isoform X3 — MMKQVLLFFCFASALSLSVSESKSNSLQNPAIDSFSFGYIQTKTPQNCSYLVIISTSCSSPKFTWEKIGIAFGDAHGNEVYKERLDGPGTFEQCSLDVFEINGACLSDICFLWLYRSGAVDDWKPESVKISCNNACFPIFNIHFNINFSLPDAAWYGYKWCNSDPPYLANGFPFPTGVVFF; from the exons atgatgaagcaggttcttcttttcttctgctTTGCCTCTGCATTATCCCTTTCAGTCTCAGAATCCAAATctaattctcttcaaaatccTGCAATCGATTCCTTCTCTTTTGGCTATATTCAG ACGAAGACTCCACAGAACTGTTCTTACCTTGTAATTATATCTACAAGTTGTTCATCACCCAAGTTCACATGGGAGAAGATCGGAATTGCTTTTGGAGATGCTCATGGCAACGAG GTATACAAAGAAAGATTAGATGGTCCAGGCACATTCGAGCAATGTTCTTTAGATGTATTTGAGATAAATGGGGCATGTTTATCCGATATTTGTTTTCTGTGGCTATATAGATCTGGTGCAGTAGATGATTGGAAACCTGAATCAGTGAAAATCTCCTGCAACAATGCATGTTTTCCCATCTTCAACATACACTTCAATATAAACTTCTCCCTCCCTGACGCTGCCTGGTATGGCTATAAATGGTGTAATAGTGATCCACCATATCTGGCAAATGGCTTTCCCTTCCCAACTggtgttgttttcttttaa
- the LOC106774413 gene encoding uncharacterized protein LOC106774413 encodes MDRKWMFASRLSKEYEDGVKEFCRFAVEHAENPSRIICPCLKCCYSRVMSVDELEEHLICNGIDKSYSCWTRHGENRKNHIDKDFHDNTSYTPKETKTTYKLDEVEEIANVIKEDMRDCPQTFDRLTTDAKTPLYNCVRGMRFGVGHKNYFPSKKRHTHHELDNLIAQMKDLNERMTRMENEIILLRKIGTSNAIEEADIGVNSSQESCTFVAWPINRIQVVDEDSTQSKKKRMNNTNECVASKKKCQGKMIIQHTPCKQFHPNFPEWCNFLSSYLKLKPLESFFPMQMEKNLFGLDDHKEIVNRKNIEEVINYARLSATTISIYIRYLYQNFVKLNDKAFFFLSPQITIHELSMKDGMQKIVTLFLDNGVIDKFVLAPINISQHWVLLGINIKLEIIHYLDPMAVDINMRQELKKLFDMVIQTYRAQIGYMVSKSKSNNIKWTSIKCPKQSNDNDCGYYVCRYMKEIITYCEGGKIPTNYFSSCRSQQYCDNQIIEVMEDWCLHVISTCL; translated from the exons ATGGACCGAAAATGGATGTTTGCTAGTCGATTATCAAAAGAATATGAGGATGGGGTGAAAGAGTTCTGTAGATTTGCAGTTGAGCATGCAGAAAACCCTAGTAGAATAATTTGTCCTTGCTTGAAGTGTTGTTATTCAAGGGTAATGAGTGTAGATGAGTTAGAAGAGCATTTAATATGCAATGGAATTGATAAAAGTTATTCATGTTGGACTAGACATGGTGAAAATAGAAAGAATCATATAGATAAGGATTTTCATGATAATACAAGTTATACACCGAAAGAGACTAAAACAACATATAAGTTAGATGAAGTTGAGGAGATTGCAAATGTTATCAAAGAGGATATGCGAGATTGTCCTCAAACATTTGATAGGTTGACAACGGATGCAAAGACACCATTGTATAATTGTGTTAGGGGAATGAGATTTGGAGTCGGtcacaaaaattattttccgTCCAAAAAGCGCCATACACACCATGAGCTTGATAATTTGATTGCTCAAATGAAAGACTTGAATGAAAGAATGACACGGATGGAAAATGAGATTATTTTACTTCGAAAAATTGGCACATCAAATGCTATTGAAGAAGCTGATATTGGTGTCAATAGTAGCCAAGAGAGTTGCACATTTGTTGCATGGCCAATCAATCGCATACAAGTTGTTGATGAG GATTCCACTCaatccaaaaagaaaaggatgaatAATACAAATGAATGTGTGGCATCTAAAAAGAAATGTCAAGGGAAAATGATCATTCAACACACTCCTTGTAAACAATTTCATCCTAATTTTCCTGAATGGTGCAACTTCCTTTCTTCATACTTGAAACTAAAGCCATTAGAGTCATTTTTTCCAATGCAAATGGAGAAAAACCTATTTGGACTAGATGATCATAAAGAAATcgttaatagaaaaaatattgaagaagTTATTAACTATGCACGGCTAAGTGCAACTACAATTTCTATATATATCAG gtacctatatcaaaattttgttaagctAAATGATAAGGcgttcttttttttatcacccCAAATCACAATACATGAACTATCAATGAAAGATGGAATGCAAAAAATAGTTACTCTCTTTCTTGATAATGGGGTAATTGATAAGTTTGTTCTTGCACCTATTAATATTAG CCAACATTGGGTTTTGCTCGGAATCAATATTAAATTGGAGATAATTCACTATCTTGACCCTATGGCGGTAGACATTAATATGAGACAAGAATTGAAGAAATTGTTTGACAT GGTTATACAAACCTATCGAGCTCAAATAGGATACATGGTTTCAAAGTCTAAGTCAAACAATATCAAGTGGACATCAATTAAG TGTCCAAAACAATCCAACGATAATGATTGTGGGTATTACGTGTGTCGATATATGAAGGAAATTATCACATACTGTGAAGGAGGAAAGATTCCAACTAAT TATTTTTCTAGTTGCAGAAGTCAACAATATTGTGACAATCAGATCATTGAGGTTATGGAAGATTGGTGTTTGCATGTAATTAGTACATGCTTATAA
- the LOC106765368 gene encoding embryo-specific protein ATS3B, with amino-acid sequence MIKFVLFLLCFASAVSVSVSESEAVSVKLHAAESFSVGYIQMKTASNCSYLVLISTSCSSPKFTTDKISIAFGDGKGNQVYVPRLDDPLAKTFEQCSSDSFQIDGACASPICFVYLYRSGAEQGWKPESVKIFGYDSEPVTFTFDTSIPNDTWYGYNFCQTPPSPSSSFQPSPQKWHMSLLLGFFLSLLH; translated from the exons atgataaagtttGTTCTTTTCTTGTTATGCTTTGCCTCTGCAGTGAGTGTATCAGTTTCAGAGTCCGAAGCTGTTTCTGTGAAACTTCATGCAGCTGAATCCTTCTCTGTTGGGTATATTCAG ATGAAAACTGCATCAAACTGCTCTTACTTGGTGCTTATAAGCACGAGTTGTTCATCGCCCAAGTTCACGACGGATAAGATCAGTATTGCGTTTGGAGATGGTAAAGGAAACCAG GTGTATGTACCAAGACTAGATGATCCACTTGCAAAGACATTTGAACAATGTTCTTCAGACTCATTTCAGATAGATGGTGCATGTGCATCTCCCATCTGCTTTGTGTATCTTTATAGATCAGGTGCAGAGCAAGGTTGGAAGCCTGAGAGTGTGAAAATCTTTGGGTATGACTCAGAGCCTGTTACTTTTACTTTCGACACCTCCATTCCCAATGACACATGGTATGGCTACAATTTTTGCCAAactcctccttctccttcttcttcattcCAACCATCACCTCAGAAATGGCACATGAGTTTGCTTCTAGGCTTTTTTCTTAGCCTTCTGCATTAA